The Vigna angularis cultivar LongXiaoDou No.4 chromosome 6, ASM1680809v1, whole genome shotgun sequence genome contains the following window.
GGAACATTAAAAATAACTCTGACATAGCAATTGCGGTTGGTGTCCTGCTGGCTCGAAACAGTTCGAATGAAAGCCACATGAAAAGGCACCATGCTTCCATTTATAGGCAAGAGAACTGCTTCGTTCTTCTGATCAATCTGAATCATCATTTCTCTGGGAGGGGGAAGATCATTTATGTTCTTGTAGGCCACAAGTTCTGTTGAAGCCCTCGCAGAGGAACGGTTATCTCCTGCCTGACTTCCACCACCAGCAAGTCTCCTAGcagtttcttcatttttctgaCGAGCAAGTTCTGCCTGATGCTGCCTTCGAAGCTCCTCCTTTGAAATTTCATGATTGTCTGACCTTAGAGTTGTCTTAGTAAAGGGCTCGGCTCCCTTGGTATCCACTTTTGTGCTTGGCTTTTCCTCTTCCTCATCCTCATTGAAAGAGTATGCTACATCCTTGAGTGCTTTTGAGCTCATCGAAGTCACAACTTCAGTCTTATCTTTGTTGATGATGACTGTGTCAGCAAGCAACAGGGAGAAATGCTTGTTCTTTGACTTACTTTTCTCAATTTGTAAATTCTGAAAACCAATTGACACATTAAAGACCATGCCTTCTCTAATTATCTGTTCATTTTTTGCATTAAGATTCAATCCTGATTCACGAAACTCAATGCCAATGCCTGTTCCCGCAGATTTTGTCAAATAAGATACCAGGTCTGGAGCATCCCTTTCCACGACAGAGACTGCAGCTTGGTATGCAGCACTTAACTTGTTTCCTGGCTTCATAGAGCCTGTGACAGCTTCATGGGCTTTTAGAAGAACCCCATATGCCCTACTTTGAAGAGGGTCTGCATCAATCAAGAAGGTCCTAGCAATGTTGGAGCAATAACTCTTGTATCGGGCTCCAACAGCACATATAATCACACTGGCTGAATCGTAGTGCAGTAATTCATCATTGCTAACAGCACTAGGTCTAAGATCAAACACTCCACCACTCTGAAAAATTGGCGGGTAACAAATATCAACATTATCTGCCTTTAGCTTACAATTCACTTTTGAAGGTTCCAGAATAACTTTCTCAGTCTCCTCCATCAATGCTGAATGAGAGACTTTCTTCTCCTCATCGATTACATTCTCAAGTTTCGTAACCACAAAGTTTTTCATCACACTGGTTGTCAGGTAAGCAGCTCTCTTAATTGATGTGAGCTCTTCATTACTCTTTGCTGCAAATAAAGAAGACAATCCATTGGCAACATCAATGAGattaaatttagtattttttaatttttcagtcCATGTTTCAAGCAGTTTGCCTTCAGGAGACTCTCTTGATATGTATCCAACAGTGGAAGAATCATGGTCATCAGACTTTGGCAGAGCACGAATGGCCCGGAATATAGCATCCATTAGAGCAGTCCCATCATCATTTTTAGGTTTAACATGTAGAACAAGATCTGCCCCAACAGCCTCTCTGGCAGATTTTTTTACAGATTCAAGAATAGAAGCCTTCTTTTGGCTACATAAGATATGTATCTGCTTCTTCATGAAAACCATAATTGTCTCTGGAAACTCAAATCCAAGCAGCCATAAGTTTAGAGCAGTAGATTTCAGGTACCGCAGGTCTTCCGAAGGTGGAGGACATGCAATTGCTATTGCATCAGAAGATCCCCACAGATCTGTTTTGTGTTCATCCCAATGTGAATAAAATGTTTTCAATCTGGATTGAAATGCATTCAGATCAATAGAATATCCAGTTCCAGCTACACTGGCCTTTCCGTTTGATGGTTGTGTATTTCCATTTCGATGGTCTGCCATAGATTGCTTTCCCTCTAAAAAGAAAATCACGACACAGTAACATCAGTAAGTCAGTAAAATCCTTAAATCCTGAGATTGGGTGATCTCCAATTATTTCATGTTCACAAAATAATGCATGTACAACAATCAGAAAGATTATAACTGATTTTACAACCTTTCACTGCAGCAACAGAagcaactaaaaataaaaagtaatcaTATAGAATATCGTATACAGCCTCATAATGACACTAAAGCAATGTTCAATGGTCACATTTAGCAACACTACCCAGCCTTCTGACATAAAAATCAAGCACAAAAACAATCTTGATGCCCACATCCACAAACGTGCACAAACCAAGAACTAAGAcagttgaaaataattataaataactcAGTGTAACCTTAAATCCAGAAAGTTGGTGAAAAATGAAAGTAGCATGCATCAAAATTGCTTCAGATGCAATACAACAATAGCTGTAGCACATCAACAAGTACTTAAGAATGTAAACACTTATCAAAGGAAAGGACATTACTTCATTGGTAATGCAATTCAGAGACTCAAACTCAATCAAAAAGGGCTTGAGGAATTCATGGTCGAATTCTCTCCTGGGAAGGATGATGGGCTCCTAACCCCTACCAAAGATGGAGGAAAGTGTTTaaggaaaataaacatgattaggagGAGGATTTTTAACCTTTCTTCTATTAATTTGTTTGgtttttgtcttaaataaatTCTAGATTCATTTATACAAGACATTTGGCACATGAATACCATGTAATTAAGTAAACAAAGAGATAAATCAATCCTCCATATTAGGTTTAAGAAAGCTGAAATTACATTTCAATGTGAATCACGAGATACACCACAAGTCCGTACTTCTCAGATAACAGTCCATTAACTTTAGCATTAACACAAACACAAAGAATGCAAGAATCAGAATAAAATACAAACCACAAAACTTTTCCAAAAGAATCTGAACAAGCAACGTTAGATAATAAGTTACCTCTGCTACAGTAACAACCACAACCACAGTTTGAAGGATAGTTCGGTAGCCGTTGTTAAAACGATGGCCAGTTGAGAACTCGAAGAgatattaatattaagaaaaagtgCTACAACGAATTGTCGAACCTTTCACATTACTGAGCGATGAAGAAATCACAAACCTCATACGTTAATCCAATAATTCATAATAATCAATCCAAAGGGGAAAAAAAGCTTAAAACCAAAAAGTGGCTCTTACTATCTACGAATAAATTAGGTCTTCTTGATTCTAAAATCACAGTGCAagcatgaaaaacaaaattaaatccgcaaataagaaaaaggaaagatcAAAACCTTTTCAGTCACTTTACTTTTGTCTGGGGTGAGGGAAGGCTCTTCgtgttttctgtttttctccAATTTGCGAATTTACGAACCCAAGTTCGGCGGAATGAAACTGTGCAGGGTTCGAATATCAGAGTTTCAATGCCTGCATATATATACTATGTGTGGTACGTTGTGGAGGAAATGAAGCATCAACCAAACATGGGAGGAGAGGAAAGACGATTCAAGGTAGGAATATTAGGGTTCATCTGGGAAATTAGGGTTCATTATAGAAAGTTGAGGGGACACggtaaaaacaaatttgagaaAGTGATAATTTCAAAAGATAATTCTTGTTGGACAGTAatgaaaacacacaaaaaaaacaagataattattgtattttatcactttctaattcaaaaaaaaaatgttttcagtAGCAACAGTTTTCATccaattaaagataataaatttattactttataaaattatgtaaaacttATATCAGATAgcattattttatatacatttttacaaccatttaatatatattattttattctttattttttttataaatacaaaaaagttcatttttgtaataattgttttGCTTCTAGAAATATATTGTCAAGAATACTTTAAgtgaaaaaaatcattttcctcTGTTATTTCATTTTACAATGTAAGATAATAATTACACAGTCGTTCAACTCTTTCTTACATTTATGTTTGAATCCACAGGTTGTATTTAATCATCAacttgttaaaatatatatagatagatatatatttttatagcgATAATGACAattatgatgataataataatagaagaatTATGACACAAAATAACTGCCTACAACTCTTGTAATATATGTGACTAGTAAAAACAGTGATATTAGTTATttggaataataaaaataaaagtatttatcgTTATAATACAGATTACATCGTATCTAtacaatgaaaaatattaaacatcaACTAGTACATtagaatattaatattaatatattagaaTGTCTTTTTACAACAAGAATATTAAACTTtagttaaatatctttttaatctCTTAAGTGATTTTGGATTTCATCTCTCTCTCAAAGTTTActttactttgattttttttaggaaactatgatttttatttctttaaaagtaACAggtgttaaattttaattaaattgtctAACGATGTGTGTCACTTCTCCTTTTTCTACAACGATCATTGCTTCCTGCATCTTCACACATTGGATTGTCTCCCTCCCTTATCCATCTCCATCATTCTCCAAACTCTCTTCACTCTTGGATCGCCCCCTTTCCCTTCATCTCCGCTCCTCAATCACTCTGTCTTCTAGCAACTACTCAACGAATCCGCGCAGGAATATGGCTACGAGCAGAAAGGCGTGTTCTGGTGTCATGTCGCGTCTTCGATTTCGAGCATGCTCCACGCGCCTGATGTTTTCGAGCTCCTTAACTTCTTGTCGGAAGAATTatcttgaaaaataaatgaaaacataatACGCAACTCGTGATTTGGCTGGatctttttttggttttgttgcGTTACAAATACATATTAGTAACTTGAGAAAAAAGAGGCACAAAAAAATTgggtttgtaattgtttttcctTGGTTCGGTTTCTTCAGATTTAGCGTAAAATACTTTTGCAATTGCTATATTGGACTTGTATATAAACATTGGATGCTATTATATGCAAGATATAATTGCAGTTGTAATTTGGAGAATTTGTGCAGCAAATATGAACTAAATAGTGATGacagagaagaaggagaatggTTATCacttttttcagttttatataagaaaaaacttaatatcaaaataactaTATGTCATTTTTGTGTAGTTCCAACAATATTATTATAGAATCGAGTTTGGTAGCTGAAACTCTATTTGAGAGTTTTcttcacttttaattttttgatatTGTTGAATAGGTTAAGGTTTTATATCCATCTTACATGTTTCTTTAAGGATATCAAAtacataaattttctttttttttctcttttttttttcacaaatttattGCCAGCATAGACATACTCCATTGTAGAGGTTCATTCGTACTACATCCACTGACATAGTTTAATAAACTCAGGTAGTGAAATCAAATTGAAGCTAGGTTTAGGTACCAGATTGCATAGTGTGTCTTACCCACCATGTGATATATATCATGTTTATAGGTCACcaatatgaagaaaccgaaccaaggaaaaataattacaaaccCTAAATTTTTGTGCCTCTTTTTTCTCAAGTTCCTAATTTGTATTTACGACACAACAAAACCAACAAAAGATCCCACCAAATCACGAGCTGCATATTCtgttttcatttacttttcaGGATAATTCTTCCGGCAAGAAGTTAACGAGCTCGAAAACATCAGACACGTCGAGGCCAAGGCGCAGTGCGTGGAGCACGCGCTCAAAATCGAAGACGCGACATGGCAATCGGAGCACGCCTTTATGCTCGTAGACGTATTTCTATGCAAATTTGTTGAGTAGTTGCTGGAAGACAGAGTGGTTGAGGAGCGGAGATGGAGGGAGAGGGGGCGGCCCGACGGTGAAGAGAGTTCGGAGAATGATGGAGATGAATAAGGGAGGGAGAGAATCCTCAGTGTAAAAATGCAGAAAGCAAAAATGGTTtcagaaaaaaaggaaaactgaTGTGGCACATAGTTAGCTAGCTCAGCCAAAATTTAACAACAGTGGCTCTTGAGGACTAAAAATCATAGTTTCCTAAGGAGAAGGATCAAAGTGAAGCaaactttgaaagagggacaaaatccaaaaacatttaatagttgagagattaaaaacatacttaacccaacatttttaatacaaactttactttttattcaaaattttaaacttaaaagaaaatgaattgaatagagttaaatttataaaattgtaagatTTTCAATGTGTCAATATGGGGTGAGGCAATGTTCATGTGGTTGTGCGTAAGATGTGTCATATATACTTAAGTGCTAATTAGATATTCAAGTGGCTTAACACgataaataaactttttgaaACTTGTTGGATTGTACCCCAATAAGTGGTTATCACACAAGTGTCGACGTTGACAGTCAAGTGATGGGATGGTTGTTGAAGTGAATAAAACCTAAAGGGACTGTTGTATATTGATAAGTAAGGAACAAGTTTATCACTCAAGTGAAATGGATGATTCATTGTGCATATTTACGATGTCACTCAAGTGAGAATAATTCGTTCAAGTGACAATATGTTGAAATAATAATGTTCTTAAGTGATGCTTTTATATATAATGCATGGTTTGATGCATGTTCTTGATAAAGACATAAAGTAGCTTTGAGTGAGTCAGTTGTTCCATCATACAAGTGCAAAACCTGTCATAACTCTATGTTCACTCTAAATCAGATAGTTCATTCTACGTCTTGAAATGATTAAGATGTTTGGATTGTTTTATGTGAAATATGACTCATGTATGAAATGTAATGCATATTatgatttgttttatattactaGCTTACCTACTGTTTGTGTCTTGTTTATGTGTACTATGCATTGATGTGTTAACGATGATTATCTGGTGGGTGTGAGTAGAGGAAGATAATGTATCTGTGAAACAACTCAGATGCACACTAGTCTTAGGAATTATATTCCTTTtagttatgttttgtttgatttgaatgGAGCACCATTCCTTTATATACATGttttttataggtttaatacccaatttagtccccagtttggtttgattgacaaatctcaatttagtccctagtTAGAAATGTGTTTGAAATGGGTCCTTACTTGTAAATTtgtgagtcaaattagtcctttccgttaaatagaaccAAACGAAGTTAAtgggatgatgatgtggcagtagttAGTGGTTACgtgtgaaaatataattgtgTGCGTGGTTACGAGTTGGTTAATTAGAGAAGAAAGGATTTATTAAgaaattggatttttttaaaatcaatttctcCATTCTCAGTCAAGATAACAACTCATATTCAACCATCGCCATAACCATCTTGCCACTCAGAGTTACTACCAATACCttttcaccatcttcacctTCATCGAATGTCCATTCCCATCCTTCTTATCATACTTTTCTACAATTTCCCCTGCTTTCAACCAAAAACATAACACACCAAAAACAGATTAACAATCCCAACCAACTCATTCTCCATCTTCAATCCTCAATTCTCAAATCATTCAAACCTTcattctctctacaaattcaattcaaattcaCCCCACCATTCATTCCTTCCTCAAGCCTCCCAAAAAACAACTTGAAACACACCACACACAAAAAAGAACCCCATAAAACTTCACAGACACACAGGTACACACGAAGAAGAAAAACTCGACGAGGAATAAAAAGGTTTAGTTTTTTCTATAGTGTGATCATCGTTTCCTCGATGGCCACGGGACCCGAAAGATCGAAGCCATTGCACAACTTCTTGTTGCCCTATTTGAAATGGGGCACCCAACGGTTACTTCGCTGCGTCAACGCCGACCTCGATCGCCGATCCTCGAGATTTGACGCGCTCCAGAACGGCGTCGTTCGAGTCCCCAACAAGCGCAAAATGAACGACGACGATGCCGTTTTCTTGGGAGGACTCAGAGAAGAAGCTAGTGGTGTGGCCAACCATGTCATGATGTCTTGTAATTTAAGAATGAGAGAAACCCCAACCAAGCTTGGTGGAGGTGTGGGCGGCGACTAGGGGTTTAGTCTCCAATGGCAGCGGCGCCGTAA
Protein-coding sequences here:
- the LOC108343008 gene encoding FACT complex subunit SPT16 produces the protein MADHRNGNTQPSNGKASVAGTGYSIDLNAFQSRLKTFYSHWDEHKTDLWGSSDAIAIACPPPSEDLRYLKSTALNLWLLGFEFPETIMVFMKKQIHILCSQKKASILESVKKSAREAVGADLVLHVKPKNDDGTALMDAIFRAIRALPKSDDHDSSTVGYISRESPEGKLLETWTEKLKNTKFNLIDVANGLSSLFAAKSNEELTSIKRAAYLTTSVMKNFVVTKLENVIDEEKKVSHSALMEETEKVILEPSKVNCKLKADNVDICYPPIFQSGGVFDLRPSAVSNDELLHYDSASVIICAVGARYKSYCSNIARTFLIDADPLQSRAYGVLLKAHEAVTGSMKPGNKLSAAYQAAVSVVERDAPDLVSYLTKSAGTGIGIEFRESGLNLNAKNEQIIREGMVFNVSIGFQNLQIEKSKSKNKHFSLLLADTVIINKDKTEVVTSMSSKALKDVAYSFNEDEEEEKPSTKVDTKGAEPFTKTTLRSDNHEISKEELRRQHQAELARQKNEETARRLAGGGSQAGDNRSSARASTELVAYKNINDLPPPREMMIQIDQKNEAVLLPINGSMVPFHVAFIRTVSSQQDTNRNCYVRVIFNVPGTPFSPHDANSMKFPGSIYLKEASFRSKDSRHISEVVQSIKTLRRQVVARESERAERATLVTQEKLQLANNRFKPIRLSDLWIRPAFGGRGRKIPGTLEAHVNGFRYSTTRQDERVDIMFGNIKHAFFQPAENEMITLLHFHLHNHIMVGNKKTKDVQFYVEVMDMVQNVGGGKRSAYDPDELEEEQRERDRKNKINVEFQTFVNRVNDLWGQAQFNGLELEFDQPLRELGFPGVPHKSSVFIVPTSSCLVELIETPFLVVSLSEIEIVNLERVGLGQKNFDMTIVFKDFKRDVLRIDSIPSTSLDGIKEWLDTTDIKYYESRLNLNWRQILKTITDDPQSFIEGGGWEFLNLEATDSESENSEESDKGYEPSDVEPESDSEDEASDSESLVESEDDDEDEDSDEDSEEEKGKTWEELEREASNADREKGNESDSEDDRKRRKAKSFGKSRGTNLSSSMPKRAKLR